A segment of the Cryptosporidium parvum Iowa II chromosome 5, whole genome shotgun sequence genome:
TAAGCATGACTTCAATTTCAGGTCGATGACGATTTGAAACTAAGAGTTGATAGTGAGTTCTGAGTAATTCACAAAGTGTCTTGAATTCGCTAGCTCTATTGTGTTGCCAACAAAATTCTAAAGCTCTTTGTGCGGTTTCATGATATATTCTCTCTAATTTAGGAGTAAGTCTGATGATGTCTAGAATCATCTTATAAGCTTCCCAAGTAAATCTGAGAGTTTCATGTaacttcttttctttagCCCCTCTTCTCTCAATTTGTAAGCTtgctaataataaactttcAGGTGTTTCTTCTTGTTCaagattttctttaatgAGATTTGGATCCATACAATCAACACATTCATTTTTCACTGATTGTAGTTGTTCTTCTGCTCTATTACGGAATTCTACAATAACTTTACCTAATGATCCAATATTAGATTGATGTGTTACATATCTATATTGATGTAATCCTTCACGTGCCATTCTTGGTTTTTGCAAGTCTACTGAAAgtataatatattgaatcaTCATCAATTCTTGTGAAGAATCCCATCCATGAACTCTAAATCTTCTGTGATTTACTACTGAGTGTAGTAGTTGAAGAGCAGTTTCATCTTGACCAATTGATCTAAGTTCCTCTACTCTTCTAATTGCATTTTCTGGTTTGTGAAAGGTCAACATTTTGTATATAATAAAACAGTATTGTCAATATTCCGTTTGAGAGGCAcgtaataaaaatttattcacagaatttaataatttcgTAGAAGTTTTGcttttttattgataaatatttatacttTTATTATCGAGTAAAAGTAAAGCAATTTAAAGCAAAGTCTTTCTACAGTTTATTTTTCCTTTatatatgaatatttttacttCCTGTACTTCTCCTTCCTTATAATTTTGTAtcaaacaaaattattcttttgtttattCCCTTTTATTCTTGGggattaatatttgtttatttataCGAAATTTATTAGTTTTAGTCCCATTCAatttttggcgccaaaagACATCAGTAATagtaaataataactcTGTCTCgttataataattaattaatactgcaaccaaaaaaaaattctttttttttcagatagaaatttgttttctgttttctttttaaatggACTATTTGACTTTCATGAAACCAATAAATTTCCTTATTTCCATTGtttattaatctttttaCGCTTATGAGCGAATATCGTTAATATAGTTACTAAATATCTTTCAGTTGAATACTGAAATTTGCTATTAGATTGAACTCCTTAAATTTATCGAGATGATTATTCTCATTGAGGATATCTCACTTTTAACGCCAACTCCAATATTTATACTTATCCAAAACTTTGTTTCATGTTCATatacaaaatatttggCGGGTCAGCCGTTAAATTTACAATACTAAGTTACGTCATTTATTCTgtgggaaaaaaaaatagtaaaataAAGTATTGAACAATTCATGTTAATTAGttaaaatcaatttaaaaatttatcagCTAAATACTTCTAAAATAAGTATTTATATCCTATCTGTAGAGTTTTTATCttgcaataattattttaatctGATAGTAAATGTATGTGAAAACATACTTAATTTGTTAACGAATAAAATTTCtaatgcaaaaaaaaaaagatgatgaaataataattgaaaaaggAGTAGAAGATGAAATTTTACATCCAATTTCAACCAATTGTACCATTGATGAAATTTCTCCACCAATTTCATTTCCATTGGACATAAGCATTAATGAGCAATTATTTGAGAGTGATTATTGGGATGATTATTTATCAGATTCTGAAACAGACTATTGTGATAACTTTAATGTTAAAGATAAAGTTCATCCAACTAAACGAGTTTGGAATGATAACTTAGAAAGATCCTGCGGAGTATGCAATTATATAGAAAACTACACTGAACTCTCAAATATGATAAAATGTGAAGGTTACTGCAGAAAACCATACCACTTAAAATGCGTCGGACTCGAAGAATTACCAAATACTCGATGGAAATGCCAAAACTGCATAAATAATCTTGTTTTTTGCAATATCTGCAACTCATTCAGCAATAAATCTAGCTGTAATTTTCTTAAATGTTATCATCCAATATGTATGAGATTCTTCCACACTCAATGtttactttattatcaaaataatattatttggacCTTCAATAATTCATGTGGACAAAAGTGCGTGGCGCCTGACGAAAATGCATGTATGCACCCTGAGATAAATATAGGTGgtaaaatattgaaaaaaatatttggcACAGAAAATGtgaatgaagaagaagtaACTTCAAAGTTATTGAATGAATTTGGATTTAAGTTCATTTGTGATCGTCATTATTGCTCATCTTGTAGTGActataataaaaacaagagaattttgaaaaatgaaactcaaattgaaatttcaagaaaaaaaagagttatatttaaattagatGATCCTGATGATTTATTCTACTGCATTAAATGCAATTCAGGGTATCACAGCCATTGTCTACATCCTGATTCTATTAAATTAGTAAATGGGGTTTGTATTTGTTATAAACATATACACGATCAAAGTGATATGATATTGGGTAggtataatattaaagatgaaattgaCTCTAAGTTAAAAATACAGTTACAGAATTGTTTGAAGTCTAAGAATGGaaaaagattaaataaGGAGCTAAAATTGGcattaatacaaaaaatagTTAATCATTTAGAATCTTCAGAGTTTAATCTTAATTCATTACCATTCCAACTTCCTGGACAGTCAAAAGACTGGTTATGTattgaaatagaaaatcTAATTAATGAAcataatttgaaatatgaGAGTCAAAAGGCCATAAATTTTTTACAAAATTATGGATTTACGCatattagaagaaatatctatttagaaaatattaacgACTCCCaagatgaagaatttgagaCATTATCAGACACAGGTCATTCAGGAAGcaaaaataaacaaaaaaaagaaaaaaatattaaaaataatcaaaatttaaagaaaaaaatatctacattaaataaaaaagataaaatattcaatgaAAAATGTGTTTGCAAAACAATTTGTGAAAAAGATACTTGCCAGAATGCTGCAATGTTTATTGAATgcaattcaaatatatgTGGGCTGGATGAAGGaattcagaaaaaaaattgtatgaatagaatatttaatagtaataataacaaattcttagataatcaaaagaaaattattttaaagaatttaaaagttATAGATGCTGGAGAAAAAGGATTTGGTATTACTACTAATATGACTATTCCAAAAGATACTTTTATTATAGAATATGTCGGAGAAATATTAACTAGAGAAAATTACTTAAAAAGAgttgaaaaatataaggAAAGAGAATTagaatcaagaaaaaaatctaTAATAATGGATTATTATAAAGAAGATCATGAGTTTAATGAAGACTTTGTCTTACCAAAAGATACTAGAGAAAGGCATTGGTACTGTATGGAGATTGGAAATGACTATATTATTGATAGTACAAATAAAGGAAATTTGAGTAGACTAATTAATCATAGTTGTGATCCAAATTGTATTGCGCAAAAATGGTTAGTAGGGAACGAATGTAGAGTTGGTATTTTCtcaaaaagagaaattttACCAAATGAAGAACTTACATATGATTACTCATTCACAGCTTTTGATATTGGTTTTAAATGTAAATGTAATTCTCCTTCATGCAAGGGAAGAATTGGAATAGAAAACTTTAAAGAAACTAATCAAGAACttattaagaaaagaaatttacTATGTAAGAACACGAATATGATAAATTCATTCACAAATctaaataaatcattatttaataatccAATTTGTTCAGAAATAGATGAGATCTTTACGTCAAGATATGATTATATTAATGACAATCCAGAATTTTACcataaattagaaaaatattGTGATAAAATTAGCAAATATAATCAAGTATTACATGATCATGTTACAAATGggattcaaatttatccATATGATTTCAAATTCagaaattcattatatGGTTATACAAGccttttatattttgattctCCTGATATAATTTCAGATTggtattttaaaaaatcaaaaaatattgttttaatgaataaacCATGGATTATTCTTCCCTTCGCATTTAATTCACGAGAATTtacttatttaaaatatccattaaatatgaattatttaaaaaaacaagTATGTAAACGTTTAACTATTTCTTTGGATAAAAGCAATCCAAAACtaagtaataattcaattttctggcatttatttgatttaggGATTGGAAGTGATGAATGttgtaatatttgtaataatcCCGGTACTTTAATTACGTGTGACTATTGTTATGATTCATTTCATAAATATTGcttatataataatgaaattccaaataatttgaaaagatCACGACTTtcttataattataataaagttGAGGAAAAGATTAAATGTAGAAATTGTATGGAAAATGAGTTGATATCAGTTTATTGGCTTAAAACTACCTATAAGCGAAGAAGGTACAACTATTTTTTAAGACATAAATTACATTCTATTccattatatattaatagaataaaCCCtcttatataattttttttcttaaaaaaaaaaaaaaaaaaaaattgaatattttattaatttattttggatCTAAGTTTgagttattatttaattaattatttatcgTTGTTATGATGGCTTTCTAATACTTCTCACTTGTGTAAACTATAGTTAATGAGTTACTTTTCATCTTTAGGGTCGTTTATACCCCCTTCTGTAATAGAAAATGTGGCATCCCCTTCAGGTAGATTCGGGGAATCGTAGATTTTGCAAATTCTTGTCTCCCCACGTCCTTTTTTGAGGAATAATCTAGTTTGTGAAGCATGAGCAATAATATTACCTCCAATAGGCACTTTATCATTTTGGAACATGGCGGCCATGGCATCGACTTTTGACATTACTTGATTAGTGATAACAACTGCGACGCCAAAAGTATCCGCAATTTTTTGAAGAGCTCTTAGAAACTGGCCTAAATGGCTTTGTCTAGTTGCTAATTCTCCTCTTCCATTATATTCTGATCTATAAAGCGCAGTTGCGCTATCAACAATCATTAATGCAAATCTGGATTCTGTCATCATAGCTACAGCTGATTGTAATAAATCCATTTGATGTTCAGTATTAAATCCTCTGGCATAGGCAATATTATCTAAGCAATCTGAAGCATTCAAGTTAAATCTATCAGCAATTTGAACAATTCTTTCAGGCCTAAAAGTACCTTCAGTATCAATCCATAAACACTTTCCTTCACCTCCTTTATGTTCAACAGGAAGCTGGCAAGTTACAGCAAGAGTGTGGCATAATTGAGTTTTTCCTGT
Coding sequences within it:
- a CDS encoding protein with 4 PHD domains plus a SET domain and associated cysteine cluster at the C-terminus; the encoded protein is MQKKKDDEIIIEKGVEDEILHPISTNCTIDEISPPISFPLDISINEQLFESDYWDDYLSDSETDYCDNFNVKDKVHPTKRVWNDNLERSCGVCNYIENYTELSNMIKCEGYCRKPYHLKCVGLEELPNTRWKCQNCINNLVFCNICNSFSNKSSCNFLKCYHPICMRFFHTQCLLYYQNNIIWTFNNSCGQKCVAPDENACMHPEINIGGKILKKIFGTENVNEEEVTSKLLNEFGFKFICDRHYCSSCSDYNKNKRILKNETQIEISRKKRVIFKLDDPDDLFYCIKCNSGYHSHCLHPDSIKLVNGVCICYKHIHDQSDMILGRYNIKDEIDSKLKIQLQNCLKSKNGKRLNKELKLALIQKIVNHLESSEFNLNSLPFQLPGQSKDWLCIEIENLINEHNLKYESQKAINFLQNYGFTHIRRNIYLENINDSQDEEFETLSDTGHSGSKNKQKKEKNIKNNQNLKKKISTLNKKDKIFNEKCVCKTICEKDTCQNAAMFIECNSNICGLDEGIQKKNCMNRIFNSNNNKFLDNQKKIILKNLKVIDAGEKGFGITTNMTIPKDTFIIEYVGEILTRENYLKRVEKYKERELESRKKSIIMDYYKEDHEFNEDFVLPKDTRERHWYCMEIGNDYIIDSTNKGNLSRLINHSCDPNCIAQKWLVGNECRVGIFSKREILPNEELTYDYSFTAFDIGFKCKCNSPSCKGRIGIENFKETNQELIKKRNLLCKNTNMINSFTNLNKSLFNNPICSEIDEIFTSRYDYINDNPEFYHKLEKYCDKISKYNQVLHDHVTNGIQIYPYDFKFRNSLYGYTSLLYFDSPDIISDWYFKKSKNIVLMNKPWIILPFAFNSREFTYLKYPLNMNYLKKQVCKRLTISLDKSNPKLSNNSIFWHLFDLGIGSDECCNICNNPGTLITCDYCYDSFHKYCLYNNEIPNNLKRSRLSYNYNKVEEKIKCRNCMENELISVYWLKTTYKRRRYNYFLRHKLHSIPLYINRINPLI
- a CDS encoding Rad51 (Rad51 RecA homolog), which gives rise to MSTINPNEIVNENNENQNNLNETVYNGPLKLEHLLPSGLTKRDLEILRENGYHTIECLAYAPKKALLSVKGISEQKCDKIKSACKELVAMGFCSGTEYLEARTNLIKFTTGSSQLDRLLQGGIETGSITEIFGEFRTGKTQLCHTLAVTCQLPVEHKGGEGKCLWIDTEGTFRPERIVQIADRFNLNASDCLDNIAYARGFNTEHQMDLLQSAVAMMTESRFALMIVDSATALYRSEYNGRGELATRQSHLGQFLRALQKIADTFGVAVVITNQVMSKVDAMAAMFQNDKVPIGGNIIAHASQTRLFLKKGRGETRICKIYDSPNLPEGDATFSITEGGINDPKDEK